In a single window of the Stigmatopora nigra isolate UIUO_SnigA chromosome 7, RoL_Snig_1.1, whole genome shotgun sequence genome:
- the LOC144199130 gene encoding apoptosis-associated speck-like protein containing a CARD, which yields MNTKKSLIADSLANLSGEDLAQFRFCLSDSYTVPQSKVEKKDYMELANVLVKQFTEDEAHIVTSNILRRIMCNQDAKNLDSRISQLTSNASGSHGAGHLGVANVPKSSNLSGKHFVDKYKLQLIQRVTNIDPILDRLLDQEVLQDGIYEDIRQTPGNQQKMRKIYQLALKSGDDAKNIFMELLRQQEPYLVKDLLQDP from the exons ATGAACACTAAAAAGTCGCTGATCGCGGACTCTCTGGCCAATTTGTCTGGGGAGGATTTAGCTCAATTTCGTTTTTGTCTTAGCGACTCCTACACGGTTCCACAGAGCAAAGTGGAGAAGAAGGATTATATGGAGTTGGCCAATGTCTTGGTGAAACAATTCACCGAGGACGAAGCTCATATCGTGACGTCCAATATTCTGAGGAGAATTATGTGCAACCAAGACGCCAAAAATCTCG ATTCTCggatatcccagctgacctcgaACGCATCGGGCAGCCATG GGGCGGGGCATCTTGGAGTTGCCAATGTCCCAAAATCCTCCAACt TGTCCGGGAAGCACTTTGTGGACAAGTACAAATTGCAGTTGATCCAGCGCGTGACCAACATCGATCCCATTTTGGACAGGCTTTTGGACCAGGAAGTCCTCCAGGACGGAATTTACGAAGATATCAGACAGACGCCAGGTAACCAGCAGAAGATGAGGAAGATCTACCAGTTGGCTCTAAAATCGGGCGACGACGCCAAGAATATCTTCATGGAACTGCTCCGCCAACAAGAACCGTACCTGGTCAAAGACCTCCTCCAAGACCCCTAG
- the LOC144199129 gene encoding CD209 antigen-like protein E, whose product MASRSSEEEVHYTTVDFKMDNPSHFTAGTDEEHLYSDIRVLASVAAAEQDGRLRCRHRCQYLAFFSTLFLALFFGVAAIILFTQVVALESKMKNMQARFIKLNASRAQWTIDNYCPKSNSRYCKACEIGWERFESHCYLFNNTHRKTWEEARKECVKKNSQMAFVENKNDTDFIQRNCKNSNMTFGYWLGLKMLGGQWKWLNSKAATNEQMSWVPDTDSNSESWCTISVAKLYDKKPKAVKCRERHWWICKKMALVV is encoded by the exons ATGGCATCAAGATCGTCCGAGGAAGAGGTCCACTACACGACGGTGGACTTCAAAATGGACAACCCGTCTCACTTTACAG CTGGAACAGACGAGGAACATTTGTATAGCGACATCCGAGTCTTGGCGAGTGTGGCGGCGGCCGAGCAAGATGGCCGACTCCGATGTCGTCATCGCTGTCAATATTTGGCTTTTTTCTCTACGCTTTTCCTCGCTCTGTTCTTCGGCGTGGCTGCCATCATCCTCTTCA CTCAAGTGGTGGCGCTAGagagcaaaatgaaaaatatgcagGCCAGGTTCATCAAATTGAACGCCAGTCGAGCTCAATGGACCATCGATAACTACTGCCCAAAAAGCA ATAGCCGGTACTGCAAAGCCTGTGAAATCGGTTGGGAAAGGTTTGAGTCCCACTGCTATCTCTTCAACAACACCCACCGGAAAACTTGGGAAGAGGCCCGCAAGGAATGCGTCAAAAAGAATTCCCAAATGGCGTttgtggaaaataaaaatgatacg GATTTCATCCAGAGAAACTGCAAGAATAGCAACATGACTTTCGGTTACTGGCTTGGCCTGAAAATGTTGGGCGGACAGTGGAAATGGCTCAATTCCAAGGCGGCTACCAATGAGCAAAT GTCCTGGGTACCAGATACAGATTCAAACAGTGAAAGTTGGTGCACCATCTCTGTAGCCAAACTTTACGACAAAAAACCAAAGGCTGTCAAATGCAGAGAAAGACATTGGTGGATCTGCAAGAAGATGGCGTTAGTTGTTTAG